In Candidatus Marinimicrobia bacterium CG08_land_8_20_14_0_20_45_22, the DNA window AAATCACTAAAAACTCCTAGTCTGTTTATAAAATACGAATTTAAATATATCAATTTTTTCGTTATGATTCATGAGGATCTTACGTCCAAAAATAGCTCTTTAAAATTAACAAAATAAATCGTCCTGTATCCCGAACATTATGGATCGAACTGCGAGAATGATTATAAATCGTTGGGATTTCGATTTCCATGAAACTTGTTCCAGAAATAAGAGAACGAATTAGAAATTCCGACTCGAACTGAAAACCATCATTCGCACACGAATCTGCTTTAATTAAATCCAATTCGATTAACCGGAAACCACATTGGCTATCATGTACACGTCTCAGGGTTCTTAATGAAACAATGAATGAAGTCACTGTGTTAGACATAAACCTATGAAAAGGCATATTATAGAGATTAAATGAACGCTTGCCTAAAACCATCCGAACATTTAAAGACTCTTTAACACGAATGAAATCCTGTATTTTTTCGGGAATATGTTGCAAATCTGAATCGAGAAAAATTCCGCAAGCACATTTCATCTGCTTCGCTTTAAGAATTCCGGATTTTATCGCCGCCCCTTTGCCCAAATTCACGGAATGACGAACAACCGTAAAATTTTCCAACTGATTTAATATCTTTTCCGAGCCGTCGGTTGAACCGTCATTCACAATGATCAACGGAATCATCGGAGCGACTTTTCTTATCCGGAGAATTAAAGGCAACAAAGTTTCTGAAGATTGATAGGCAGGAACGATGATACAATATTTATTATCAAAATTCATCGATTGAAATTAGGTTTTCTTATGGAAACTGGCAATAAAAGAAGTTATTTCAATTCGGACAAAAATGTTTGCATAAACTCAACGAAGCGATTAAATTTGTGCCGTTCTTTTAGAATGCGAGAGTAGCTCAGGTGGTAGAGCCCCACGTTGCCAACGTGGTTGTCGCGGGTTCGAGTCCCGTCTCTCGCTCAAAGCAATTATGTCCTATACAGTTAAAATAATCCAAGCAAAAATTGATTCAATGGCCAGAAATGTCTCACGTTGCTCCCGATGTGTCGGGATCGCGGGTTCGAGTCCCGTCTCTCGCTCAAATAATAATGAGAATCCCCGCGAAGGAACCGAATGAAAAAGTTTAGCCTGAAATATTTCCTGACTATCCTGATTATTTTAGTCATTACGCCTATCGGATTTGCTACAAAATCTTACGAAGGCATCGGCGAAAGATGGATGCACAATTACGGCGGTGCAATTTTGTACGAAATATTTTGGTGTTTAATCCTCTTCCTTGTCTTTCAAAAACTCCGTCCATATTTGAATGCACTTTACGTATTTATATCAACTTCT includes these proteins:
- a CDS encoding DUF2809 domain-containing protein: MKKFSLKYFLTILIILVITPIGFATKSYEGIGERWMHNYGGAILYEIFWCLILFLVFQKLRPYLNALYVFISTSILEIAQLWHPPFLVAIRSTYLGRTILGTTFVWVDFLYYLIGSLIGYFMLIVLNRFDLQKEKAGK